The following is a genomic window from Carassius auratus strain Wakin unplaced genomic scaffold, ASM336829v1 scaf_tig00017200, whole genome shotgun sequence.
ttgttgttctcatctgaagagagagctGCTGGCTGTTGTTGTTGGTTGTTGTTCCCCAGCTCTGACTGTAATCCTGAGCTCATTGGCCAGATCAAGTCCGTCCTCCGCAGCTCGCGCTGTTGCTCTCGCGACTAAAACAACGACTGGACATGACAGCAGCACGgtgacaacataaaaaaaagaacctGTGCTGACACTTAAATATAGCAAACCAGACCCCCAAAAATGGGTTTTATTTCACATTTGCTTTGTATGCACGGTGACAGCCTCGCGCGAGGTCTGCCTTCTGCTGTTCTGCCCTGAGCGGATTCTTGCTAAAGCTAACTAGCGATACATACATCCAGATCGTTTCTAAAGCACGGGGTGTATTTTCAGCACTCTGATATTATAGATTGTGTTACTTTTTTTGCTGTCACGTTTCCCAGACGCGTAAGTATGGCTGGAGCGGAAGACGCGGCTGAAGGGAGCGGTTTTGCGGGGCAGCTGCGCTCTCGTGTCGGCCTCCGGAGCGGCTCGTGCTCCGGCGAGAGTCAAGAGCAGCTCCGCGCCGTGAAAGCGATGCTGCTGGAGCGGCTGGGACCGCACGAGCGCCTGCTCGCCTATCTGCAGTCTGTTTTATTGTGGGAGAGACCCTTTCACAGCGCCCTGCTGTACACGGCCGCCAATGTCCTGTTCTGGTGAGTGGATGAGCTTTATCTCCATGGATTTAACGTTCACGTTATCTCCACTCGGGCTCTGTTTACAACCTAACGTTAGTGCTTTCAGCTGAAACGTTTACATTATTCATGAACATTTTTGAGTATCGTGTATAAGCCTTTCTTGTTTTATCTGGATGCATACGTGTCGACATGTTCTAGACGTTTGCTCCTTTAATTTAAGATAAGCAACAGATGGTAAGGCCGGTATAGTGTCTATATTTAGACAGTGGGCTCTGGGTTTACTGGTGTGCAACTGTTAAAACAATGCTGAGTGCACACGCGTTGTGTTTTTGTGATTGACAGAACAATAacgttttattttgtattaggtGCCATGTTTGACTAAGGCCTGttaagcagagatcagtttgcaCTGGATTTCTGTGGCCTGTATATGCTGTATGTTGACTTCCACCCCTCCTACTGTCAGTTATTAATGTATACAGTAGATAACTGCATATGAGAGAcgctaccacacacacacacacacacacacatacaattataatattaatcactatataaGTAATATATGAAtcataatgttattaatatttaatatgaactttaatacaatcaatattattattttgtatttaataaaattgaataaaaaattcaAAGTAACGTGTTGTATTCCCAAATCAGTTTGTTGGGCCTGGTCTTATAGTTATATGATTTCTTGTTCATGCCTTGAGACTTTTCTCAGGCCAGCCTAACTTGGGAAGCCATGTGCTGTTAGTACACGCTTTTGTGCATTAAAATCAGCATGAATTCAAAGTGGAGCCTATTTATTTGCTTAATGCATGTCCTGGTCATTTCATTTGTGCAGTTACTACAAAGATTACAAATTGTTTGCCTCTGTAATCTTTAATCTAGGGCTGCAAAACGATTAATCGCGTTCAGGATAAAAGTTTGTTTGCATTCTATGTAGacactgtatattctgtacttattGCTTATTGCACTTccggttagatgctaactgcatttcatcgccttgtaccttacatgtgcaatgacaataaagttgaatctaatctaatctaatttaaaatgtgcattaaggcTTCATGCTGATACATGATGCCCTCTTTTTGCCACCCTATTCAAATCCTTAATGGATAAAGTCCTGATGATCTTGTCTTCTTTTATggaaaaatgtgacatttataaaagtaaaattagTTGGGAATGAGAGTTTATGTTGACTGTTTGCTATAAAGGATGCCTAATAAGTCTGAAAAGCTTTAGATGAAATGCCTCGGGAAGGAAAGCAGTGGAGGGAAGAATCGTTTTAGGTTGAATGGCTCCCTCTCTTGTTCTTTATCATTCAGGTATGCAGTCTTCATTCACTTAGTGCAGCCACCCTCTCCATCAGAGAAATATTCTCCTGATCTTATTATCTCTTTTTATTTGTCTCCGTGAACAGCAGAGGAACCGTTTGTGATATTTCTGTGCTTATAAAGAAGTGCTTGTCGCCACCAGTTTGGTTAGTGTGGATATGACAGGTCATGTGGGAATGCTGTTTGATCCAGTCATTAAACAGCATTCGCTGTCTGGTTCCACACCGAGAGCTCAGCAGAATTCAGCCTGGTCTCAGTGGCGGCTCACCTTTTGTTCAAGTACTGTAGCACATGGCAGTAATTAGCCACGCAGCGAAACTGTCGGAAATCACAACTGCTTGTGCAGCACACGCTGTATCTGAGATTTGCACAGGAAGACACTGGGGCTGGAAACACCTGTGTAACAAAGGTTTCCTCATACATTCAGGATGATAAATGCGTGACGGGTGCCAACACAAGGTTTTGCTCAGAGGATCCACAGTAGAGCTGCTGTTGCAGTATAAAGCACACATTGTAATGCATAAAAAAGGGATGATTCAAGACATTtcacaaaaatgattaaaaaaaaaagaagcttttattCAATGTTATTTCATGCTGAAATAGAGTATAAATAATGGACTACAGTCTTTCTGATCTCTTCTCAGGTTTTTTGCTCTGAGCTCCTTGAGGTTGCTCTTTCTGCTGGCATCAGGTCTGGCTCTGGCTGTTTGTGTCGACACTTGGAGGAATAAGATCTGGCCGAAGATCAAAGGTACAACTGACCTTCCTCTGCTGCCTGTCTACAGCTACTACCTATAAGACCTCATCTTTCTTCCATctgtttatcattttaatatgaatcaTATTGGCTGTGATTAATATCTCGGTGTTCCTTGTGCTGTGACCCACTCGAGTTTAATTTTCTCCCTGCCCATTCACTCAGCTCCTATCACGTTATGAAATTGACAGTTCCTTTTAGTGCATTTCCAGGAGGAGAACAGTATCGACCTGAATCAATATTTTGCATGTAGCTGTTACACAGTGGCTTATTAGCATTTGATCTCCATTCCGGGACGTCTTTAAAAGAATTAAAACAAGATACTAATATAAAAGTCAGTGTTGCACTCATAAAACCTGTCGAAATATTCATATTTCTGACGGAAGTGAAAATGTAATGAAGcaaatggtgaaaaaaaagtctTGTAATACTCACACATGTACCTtacactgtttgtttttgttttacagttaAAAGGCAAGATGAGAGCGAGAATGAAAGGTAACGTCAGTTTGTTTATTCTTTTTCAGGTTTTTCTAGTGGTGTGACGCTTgagttgttatttattaattctcTCTGCTCTTCTCTGATTGGCTCTCAGCTGGGGTCTGGTGCAGCCTGGGACTTTGAGCGTGCCTGAATTGTGCCACCACCTGGCTGAAGTTTGGGTTATGGGCTCTTCCTGTGCAACAGATATTGTGCAGTTCAAACGGAAAAATCCAGGCAAGGTGAGAATACGTACAAACCAGAAACTTTGTGACAATTGCATGGTGATATTATAAGCCCTATATTGTGTGTGTAGACAGACTTTTGACTTGCTTAAAATAGTTTGGTCCAGTTTGCACATTTTTTCCTGGCTCACTTAGAAAGAGACTTTCTGAGCATCATGTAAAGTGACCAACCACAATGCATTTAGTTGTGCATTCGTGTCATTGAAgttctttcattattattatggcTTTTATGACTGCTTTATGAGGTTGAATTATTATATTGTTGGTATAATATACAAACTCTTTTGTTTAAATGCTAAACATTTATCAAATGATGAAACTCCATTGTTTTACAGTTTTGTATGCTGGTTTGTGGCCTGTTCACGTCAGTGGCCATGGTGGGGCGCTACATCCCTGGACTGGTGCTGTCATACATGGCTTGTGAGTAGCAGAAATCCATCAGGGCTTGCTAATTTTCTCCAGAGCCTTAACAACTGCAAAATATTCACTTTCTTTCTTGTCCTGTCCCTCAGTGCTGGGTGTGTTGCTGTGCCCATTGGCTCTGTATTATCGGCTGTGGCAGCGTGCATGTGTGAAGCTGGAGCCAGCCCTGCAGTGGCTGGACTTCAGCGCCAAAGGATATATGATGTCAAAGCCTATAGACAACCAGTGTAAGTACACTGTAGATCTATACAGTGAGAGTCCCATAAAACTGATGTTATGCTGAAGACAAATTTTGCATTTTTAGAGTTGTATTTTAAGGACTATATCTGAAGATAAAATTGTGTGCATAAAGTCCCATTTGAATAATGTAGTGATGCACTGATAACACATTAgtctttcaaaccaagcagctttctgttgatcAACACACAACATCACAATGCAAAATCTTCatgcatgaagaaaacaaaaatatactatTATATGGATTCCTATTTAAGCAAAATTGCCTGCTATTTTATCTCCAAACCACAGTCTTCTCCATGTAAAGCTCTTATTCTACAAATCTGTGCAAAACAACCTTTCTAGGTGTTTgttgatatatattttataggCATGAAGACATTCAATATTCAAATGGCATCTAACCTGACTAGGGTCTGTTGCATACAGTATCTTGTTTGACAGTAGAACGAAATGATGATTTTAGCTGAAGAATGAATCAACACGTTTGGTTATACTGAATGTTGTACAGAAACTTTGAATTACTTTGACTCAGTCTCTcaattgtatttgacatttaccTATAACAATAAGCATTTGTGAACATGACCAGTTGATGTTTCTTGTAGCTATCTTTTACTGTATGTTACAGTCCTCTGAAGTTTTGATAAACCAAACTAATGTTTACCCTTCTGTGTTTGCAGTTCTTCGTAAGCCCTTCAGAAGCGGGACCTCAGATGACGCAAGTGACAGCGAAGAAGAACTGGCTGCATTCTGCCCGACGGTGAGCCCAGAAACAGGGTTATTTATATCACAGGGATTTAGAGCTGCTGCATGCTCATGAGGTTAGGGGGTCTGCAGGGGGTCATGACAGTAAAAAGCAAATTGGAAgatcattgtttttttctaatacACTCACACTTCTCTAAATATTTTGCCCCTGTAGTTTGATGAAGCAGCTGTTGCTAAAGAACTGGCACTGACTGACTCCGAGCACTCAGATGCTGAGGTTTCATACATGGATAACGGCACCTTTAACCTCTCCAGGGGTCACACACCCCTCACAGATGGCTCTGAGGGTAAAACACCTTGACGTCTTTTTTTCAGTCTTTGTATGCGAGTCAATGACAAGATTGTCTACAGTAAccaaaaggaagaaaagaaataaaacacaacataGCCTTAGAAATGTGCAATTTGTATTCACGTTGGTTTCATACAGTGTTGAAAAACCgttgtaatattttaaagaaaatcgtATGACTTGGTGCAACGATCAAGTaaaaattgattaaatatttCCTTACTCATAGAATATATGCGAGTGTACACATctaatgaaaatatttgttttgaatgtgtgtatatagatattttttttcaaggttaAAGGCTATTATGTTTGTATATTAAGttgaaaaaacaaattaattaaaactaaatatcaGAATCAATTCCAAAATTAAATTACTGTATGCATGAATTCTGTTTTTGTTAcaatattgtttaaaagtttgtggcCAGTAAGAAATGTTTtggtatatcagaatgatttctgaaggttcatgtgacactgaagactggagtaatggatacTAACAATTCATGCTATAATatcttaatctttattttttcccttaataGATCTAGACAGACACAGTGATCCAGAAGAATCATTTGCCTGTGGGCTTCCAGACTTCCCCTCCATCAACCCAGATGCCACCCTGATGGAGGACGATGATGATGCCAGCATCGGGCTGCCCAGTCTCAACTCAGCCGCGCTCTCTGGCCCTCGCGGCTCTACCTCCGCCCTGCTGGACCTGGACACCCAGATGGACTCAGATCAGGAAGACTTCGACCCTGAGATCTCCCTCGGCTCCCTAAATACTACCTCTGACCTAACTAGTAACCTGGCAGGGGTCATCGCCAGCAACATGATCCAGGCAGCCATCGCAGGAGCCATGCAGCCCCGCCCACCGCAGGGTCCTCGGAGAGAGAGCGGCCCACGGCCAGGAGCACCCCCAAGGGGATACAGGAAGCAGTCGAGCTCGGAGTTAGACACAGATCTGGACTTTGATGGCGAGGACTTTGAGATGTTGGATCAGTCTGAGCTGAACCAGTTAGATCCCTTGGGAGGGGGGCAGGGGGGCCAAAACAGAACCCAGGGATCCAGTTTCCTGTCCAACTTGCTGGGGAAGCCACAGTGAGCCCATCTTGCAGATCCTCCCTCCGTCTGTCTGCTCCTCGTGTCCCTCGCACCTTGATCCGAGTAGAAGTTTGCAGTGTTGGCTTGAATGTCTACTGAGATGCTTTCGATTTATCTGAGTGACTGCGacggagagagagtgtgtttgttttgCACTATTAATGTCATATTAGATTCACCTGCCAGGTTTCCCTTCACTGGCTGCTGTTGATATCACTGTGAAGTAATCTTGTTTTTAGTCTGAATCTTCTCTGTTTCTGCTCTGTGAGTTTCTGTGTCCTCTCTCATTCGTGTGTGTTAAAAGGCTCCAATTTACTTTGTAGGCTAAGCAATAGGACAAcaatcataaaacattttaaaagatccAAAATCTCTTAAACTTTTTTAGAAACCAGCAAAACCAATACCAGATCTTTTTACCACATCCGAGTCTTCTAGATCTTTCACATCAATGGCTGGATTGTTTGTGTCTTCAATAATAACACACAGGACCAAATCAGACATTCCATCATCAGTGCAAAGCCAAGACCCTTAAGGTGTACAGAAATGAAATGAAGACGCCTGTAATAAAGCAATCTACAGTCAGAGGAGTCTGATGAAGTAGCAGTGACTCTtgtttttaaaggggtagttcacccaaaaatctaaattctgtcatcatttactcatgctcaTGCCATTTCTAAtcctttatatacattttttcttctgtagaacatacaagaagatattttgagaaatgtctcagtgttttttgtctgtacaatggaagtcaatggcaactaaaactgtttggttaccaacattccacagaagaaaaacaagggctgagtaaatgatgacaattttcttttttgagagGCCTATCACTTTAAGAGTGAACTTTACTTAAGGTCACAGAGTGATAAAGACCAGTCGGGTTCTCATTTTTCCTTATAGGGGTGAATTCTGGTAAATTGAGATGCTTTCTGTCATTGAAACGACTGGGGAAAATGTCCCAAATAGCTTGAATTCACCTTGTTTGCACCTGTTTGCCCCCCATTTGTTTATACAGTATCTTTATGTGGTAACTGCACATGATTTTTAATCATGTCTATCTGATGGCGATGAAAATTTCTTAAATCAGgagtaatatatttaattacattagtAACTAAATTAGTAGTCGAGACAGTTTTGAGGAAGATGTTTCTCTCTTaatgatatttacatttaagttcatactggct
Proteins encoded in this region:
- the LOC113075584 gene encoding reticulophagy regulator 3-like, producing the protein MAGAEDAAEGSGFAGQLRSRVGLRSGSCSGESQEQLRAVKAMLLERLGPHERLLAYLQSVLLWERPFHSALLYTAANVLFWFFALSSLRLLFLLASGLALAVCVDTWRNKIWPKIKVKRQDESENESWGLVQPGTLSVPELCHHLAEVWVMGSSCATDIVQFKRKNPGKFCMLVCGLFTSVAMVGRYIPGLVLSYMALLGVLLCPLALYYRLWQRACVKLEPALQWLDFSAKGYMMSKPIDNQFLRKPFRSGTSDDASDSEEELAAFCPTFDEAAVAKELALTDSEHSDAEVSYMDNGTFNLSRGHTPLTDGSEDLDRHSDPEESFACGLPDFPSINPDATLMEDDDDASIGLPSLNSAALSGPRGSTSALLDLDTQMDSDQEDFDPEISLGSLNTTSDLTSNLAGVIASNMIQAAIAGAMQPRPPQGPRRESGPRPGAPPRGYRKQSSSELDTDLDFDGEDFEMLDQSELNQLDPLGGGQGGQNRTQGSSFLSNLLGKPQ